Proteins encoded in a region of the Triticum dicoccoides isolate Atlit2015 ecotype Zavitan chromosome 3A, WEW_v2.0, whole genome shotgun sequence genome:
- the LOC119269607 gene encoding alpha-glucan phosphorylase, H isozyme isoform X1, giving the protein MSAADKVKPAASPASEDPSAIAGNISYHAQYSPHFSPLAFGPEQAFYATAESVRDHLLQRWNDTYLHFHKTDPKQTYYLSMEYLQGRALTNAVGNLAITGAYADALKKFGYELEAIAGQERDAALGNGGLGRLASCFLDSMATLNLPSWGYGLRYRYGLFKQRIAKEGQEEIAEDWLDVPFLYAHIILHNFFIWISIIAMLFNIFQKFSPWEIVRHDVVYPIRFFGHVEISPDGKRKWAGGEVLNALAYDVPIPGYKTKNAISLRLWDATATAEDFNLFQFNDGQYESAAQLHSRAQQICAVLYPGDATEEGKLLRLKQQYFLCSASLQDIIFRFKERKADRVSGKWSEFPSKVAVQMNDTHPTLAIPELMRLLMDVEGLGWDEAWAVTNKTVAYTNHTVLPEALEKWSQAVMRKLLPRHMEIIEEIDKRFREMVISTRKDMEGKIESMRVLDNNPEKPVVRMANLCVVAGHTVNGVAELHSNILKQELFADYVSIWPNKFQNKTNGITPRRWLRFCNPELSEIVTKWLKTDQWTSNLDLLTGLRKFADDEKLHAEWAAAKLASKKRLAKHVLDVTGVTIDPNSLFDIQIKRIHEYKRQLMNILGAVYRYKKLKEMSAADRQKVTPRTVMVGGKAFATYTNAKRIVKLVNDVGAVVNNDADVNKYLKVVFIPNYNVSVAEVLIPGSELSQHISTAGMEASGTSNMKFSLNGCVIIGTLDGANVEIREEVGQDNFFLFGAKADQVAGLRKDRENGLFKPDPRFEEAKQFIRSGAFGTYDYTPLLDSLEGNTGFGRGDYFLVGYDFPSYIDAQARVDEAYKDKKKWIKMSILNTAGSGKFSSDRTIDQYAKEIWGISACPVP; this is encoded by the exons ATGAGTGCGGCGGACAAGGTGAAGCCGGCGGCCAGCCCCGCGTCGGAGGACCCCTCCGCCATCGCCGGCAACATCTCCTACCACGCGCAGTACAGCCCCCACTTCTCGCCGCTCGCCTTCGGCCCCGAGCAGGCCTTCTACGCCACCGCCGAGAGCGTCCGCGACCACCTCCTCCAG AGATGGAACGACACCTACCTGCATTTCCACAAGACGGATCCCAAGCAGACCTACTACCTCTCCATGGAGTACCTGCAGGGCCGCGCGCTCACCAACGCCGTCGGCAACCTCGCCATCACCGGCGCCTACGCTGACGCCCTGAAGAAGTTCGGctacgagctcgaggccatcgctgGACAG GAGAGAGATGCGGCTCTGGGAAATGGTGGCTTGGGCAGGCTTGCATCTTGCTTTTTGGATTCAATGGCAACGCTGAACTTGCCTTCTTGGGGCTATGGCCTTCGTTACCGTTATGGCCTGTTCAAGCAGCGCATTGCCAAGGAAGGACAAGAAGAAATCGCTGAAGATTGGCTTGATGTACCATTTCTATATGCTCATATCATTCTTCACAATTTTTTTATCTGGATCTCGATAATAGCTATGCTGTTTAATATTTTTCAGAAGTTTAGCCCATGGGAGATTGTCAGGCATGATGTTGTATACCCAATCAGATTTTTCGGCCATGTCGAGATTTCGCCAGATGGAAA GCGGAAATGGGCCGGTGGAGAAGTTCTGAACGCTTTAGCCTATGATGTGCCAATTCCTGGGTACAAGACAAAAAATGCAATCAGTCTTCGCCTTTGGGATGCAACAGCTACTGCTGAGGATTTCAACTTATTTCAGTTCAATGATGGCCAGTATGAGTCAGCTGCTCAACTTCACTCGAGGGCACAGCAG ATATGTGCTGTTCTCTATCCCGGTGATGCTACAGAAGAAGGGAAGCTTCTGAGATTAAAGCAGCAGTATTTCCTTTGCAGCGCATCACTTCAG GATATTATTTTCAGATTTAAAGAAAGAAAAGCTGACAGAGTTTCAGGGAAGTGGAGTGAGTTCCCTTCCAAAGTTGCTGTTCAAATGAATGACACTCATCCAACTCTTGCCATTCCTGAGCTAATGAGGTTGCTTATGGACGTGGAGGGACTTGGTTGGGACGAAGCCTGGGCTGTCACAAATAA GACGGTTGCTTACACCAATCACACGGTTCTTCCTGAAGCTCTTGAGAAATGGTCACAGGCTGTAATGAGGAAATTGCTTCCACGTCACATGGAAATCATTGAGGAAATTGACAAGCGG TTTAGAGAAATGGTAATCTCCACCCGGAAGGATATGGAGGGAAAGATCGAATCGATGAGGGTTTTAGATAACAATCCTGAGAAGCCAGTAGTGCGGATGGCGAATTTGTGTGTTGTGGCTGGGCATACG GTGAATGGAGTGGCCGAGTTGCACAGCAACATCTTGAAACAAGAGCTGTTTGCAGATTATGTCTCTATTTGGCCTAACAAATTCCAGAACAAAACTAATGGAATTACACCACGTAGATGGCTCCGTTTTTGCAACCCTGAGTTGAGTGAAATAGTCACTAAATGGCTAAAAACAGATCAGTGGACAAGCAACCTTGATCTTCTCACCGGGCTTCGGAAA TTCGCAGATGATGAAAAACTACATGCTGAGTGGGCAGCAGCCAAGCTGGCCAGCAAAAAGCGCCTAGCCAAGCATGTATTGGATGTGACTGGTGTTACAATTGACCCAAATAGCCTTTTTGATATACAAATTAAACGCATCCACGAATACAAGAGACAGCTGATGAACATTTTGGGAGCTGTGTACAGATACAAGAAGTTAAAG GAAATGAGCGCAGCAGACAGGCAGAAGGTTACACCGCGCACTGTCATGGTAGGAGGGAAAGCATTTGCAACATACACCAACGCCAAAAGAATAGTGAAATTGGTAAATGATGTTGGTGCTGTGGTGAACAACGATGCTGACGTCAACAAATATCTGAAG GTGGTGTTCATTCCAAACTACAATGTATCAGTGGCTGAAGTGCTCATTCCTGGCAGTGAACTGTCACAGCACATCAGTACTGCAGGCATGGAAGCAAGTGGAACAAGTAACATGAAGTTCTCTCTGAATGGCTGTGTTATCATTGGAACTCTCGATGGAGCCAATGTTGAAATCAGAGAAGAAGTGGGACAAGACAACTTCTTCCTTTTCGGTGCCAAAGCAGATCAGGTTGCTGGTCTGAGGAAGGATAGAGAAAATGGCTTG TTCAAGCCAGACCCACGCTTCGAAGAAGCCAAGCAGTTTATCAGGAGTGGTGCTTTCGGCACCTACGACTACACTCCTCTCTTGGATTCCCTTGAAGGGAACACTGGATTTGGGCGTGGTGACTACTTCCTTGTTGGCTATGACTTTCCAAGCTACATTGATGCACAGGCCCGGGTTGATGAAGCCTACAA GGACAAGAAGAAATGGATCAAGATGTCCATCTTGAACACGGCTGGAAGCGGCAAGTTCAGCAGCGACCGCACCATCGACCAATATGCGAAGGAGATCTGGGGCATTTCGGCTTGCCCTGTTCCATGA
- the LOC119269607 gene encoding alpha-glucan phosphorylase, H isozyme isoform X2, whose protein sequence is MSAADKVKPAASPASEDPSAIAGNISYHAQYSPHFSPLAFGPEQAFYATAESVRDHLLQRWNDTYLHFHKTDPKQTYYLSMEYLQGRALTNAVGNLAITGAYADALKKFGYELEAIAGQERDAALGNGGLGRLASCFLDSMATLNLPSWGYGLRYRYGLFKQRIAKEGQEEIAEDWLDKFSPWEIVRHDVVYPIRFFGHVEISPDGKRKWAGGEVLNALAYDVPIPGYKTKNAISLRLWDATATAEDFNLFQFNDGQYESAAQLHSRAQQICAVLYPGDATEEGKLLRLKQQYFLCSASLQDIIFRFKERKADRVSGKWSEFPSKVAVQMNDTHPTLAIPELMRLLMDVEGLGWDEAWAVTNKTVAYTNHTVLPEALEKWSQAVMRKLLPRHMEIIEEIDKRFREMVISTRKDMEGKIESMRVLDNNPEKPVVRMANLCVVAGHTVNGVAELHSNILKQELFADYVSIWPNKFQNKTNGITPRRWLRFCNPELSEIVTKWLKTDQWTSNLDLLTGLRKFADDEKLHAEWAAAKLASKKRLAKHVLDVTGVTIDPNSLFDIQIKRIHEYKRQLMNILGAVYRYKKLKEMSAADRQKVTPRTVMVGGKAFATYTNAKRIVKLVNDVGAVVNNDADVNKYLKVVFIPNYNVSVAEVLIPGSELSQHISTAGMEASGTSNMKFSLNGCVIIGTLDGANVEIREEVGQDNFFLFGAKADQVAGLRKDRENGLFKPDPRFEEAKQFIRSGAFGTYDYTPLLDSLEGNTGFGRGDYFLVGYDFPSYIDAQARVDEAYKDKKKWIKMSILNTAGSGKFSSDRTIDQYAKEIWGISACPVP, encoded by the exons ATGAGTGCGGCGGACAAGGTGAAGCCGGCGGCCAGCCCCGCGTCGGAGGACCCCTCCGCCATCGCCGGCAACATCTCCTACCACGCGCAGTACAGCCCCCACTTCTCGCCGCTCGCCTTCGGCCCCGAGCAGGCCTTCTACGCCACCGCCGAGAGCGTCCGCGACCACCTCCTCCAG AGATGGAACGACACCTACCTGCATTTCCACAAGACGGATCCCAAGCAGACCTACTACCTCTCCATGGAGTACCTGCAGGGCCGCGCGCTCACCAACGCCGTCGGCAACCTCGCCATCACCGGCGCCTACGCTGACGCCCTGAAGAAGTTCGGctacgagctcgaggccatcgctgGACAG GAGAGAGATGCGGCTCTGGGAAATGGTGGCTTGGGCAGGCTTGCATCTTGCTTTTTGGATTCAATGGCAACGCTGAACTTGCCTTCTTGGGGCTATGGCCTTCGTTACCGTTATGGCCTGTTCAAGCAGCGCATTGCCAAGGAAGGACAAGAAGAAATCGCTGAAGATTGGCTTGAT AAGTTTAGCCCATGGGAGATTGTCAGGCATGATGTTGTATACCCAATCAGATTTTTCGGCCATGTCGAGATTTCGCCAGATGGAAA GCGGAAATGGGCCGGTGGAGAAGTTCTGAACGCTTTAGCCTATGATGTGCCAATTCCTGGGTACAAGACAAAAAATGCAATCAGTCTTCGCCTTTGGGATGCAACAGCTACTGCTGAGGATTTCAACTTATTTCAGTTCAATGATGGCCAGTATGAGTCAGCTGCTCAACTTCACTCGAGGGCACAGCAG ATATGTGCTGTTCTCTATCCCGGTGATGCTACAGAAGAAGGGAAGCTTCTGAGATTAAAGCAGCAGTATTTCCTTTGCAGCGCATCACTTCAG GATATTATTTTCAGATTTAAAGAAAGAAAAGCTGACAGAGTTTCAGGGAAGTGGAGTGAGTTCCCTTCCAAAGTTGCTGTTCAAATGAATGACACTCATCCAACTCTTGCCATTCCTGAGCTAATGAGGTTGCTTATGGACGTGGAGGGACTTGGTTGGGACGAAGCCTGGGCTGTCACAAATAA GACGGTTGCTTACACCAATCACACGGTTCTTCCTGAAGCTCTTGAGAAATGGTCACAGGCTGTAATGAGGAAATTGCTTCCACGTCACATGGAAATCATTGAGGAAATTGACAAGCGG TTTAGAGAAATGGTAATCTCCACCCGGAAGGATATGGAGGGAAAGATCGAATCGATGAGGGTTTTAGATAACAATCCTGAGAAGCCAGTAGTGCGGATGGCGAATTTGTGTGTTGTGGCTGGGCATACG GTGAATGGAGTGGCCGAGTTGCACAGCAACATCTTGAAACAAGAGCTGTTTGCAGATTATGTCTCTATTTGGCCTAACAAATTCCAGAACAAAACTAATGGAATTACACCACGTAGATGGCTCCGTTTTTGCAACCCTGAGTTGAGTGAAATAGTCACTAAATGGCTAAAAACAGATCAGTGGACAAGCAACCTTGATCTTCTCACCGGGCTTCGGAAA TTCGCAGATGATGAAAAACTACATGCTGAGTGGGCAGCAGCCAAGCTGGCCAGCAAAAAGCGCCTAGCCAAGCATGTATTGGATGTGACTGGTGTTACAATTGACCCAAATAGCCTTTTTGATATACAAATTAAACGCATCCACGAATACAAGAGACAGCTGATGAACATTTTGGGAGCTGTGTACAGATACAAGAAGTTAAAG GAAATGAGCGCAGCAGACAGGCAGAAGGTTACACCGCGCACTGTCATGGTAGGAGGGAAAGCATTTGCAACATACACCAACGCCAAAAGAATAGTGAAATTGGTAAATGATGTTGGTGCTGTGGTGAACAACGATGCTGACGTCAACAAATATCTGAAG GTGGTGTTCATTCCAAACTACAATGTATCAGTGGCTGAAGTGCTCATTCCTGGCAGTGAACTGTCACAGCACATCAGTACTGCAGGCATGGAAGCAAGTGGAACAAGTAACATGAAGTTCTCTCTGAATGGCTGTGTTATCATTGGAACTCTCGATGGAGCCAATGTTGAAATCAGAGAAGAAGTGGGACAAGACAACTTCTTCCTTTTCGGTGCCAAAGCAGATCAGGTTGCTGGTCTGAGGAAGGATAGAGAAAATGGCTTG TTCAAGCCAGACCCACGCTTCGAAGAAGCCAAGCAGTTTATCAGGAGTGGTGCTTTCGGCACCTACGACTACACTCCTCTCTTGGATTCCCTTGAAGGGAACACTGGATTTGGGCGTGGTGACTACTTCCTTGTTGGCTATGACTTTCCAAGCTACATTGATGCACAGGCCCGGGTTGATGAAGCCTACAA GGACAAGAAGAAATGGATCAAGATGTCCATCTTGAACACGGCTGGAAGCGGCAAGTTCAGCAGCGACCGCACCATCGACCAATATGCGAAGGAGATCTGGGGCATTTCGGCTTGCCCTGTTCCATGA
- the LOC119269609 gene encoding probable anion transporter 3, chloroplastic: MAPPGPGQLLPLTRSLLPPSAPPFLSGRRRLPPPARAQTSRPPPWQPHSLLCPAPLQPLRPLARNRTRPVAAPPGASAAGGGEAQALAAEFMTSERVKVAAMLGLALALCNADRVVMSVAIVPLSQAYGWTPSFAGVVQSSFLWGYLISPIIGGALVDYYGGKRVMAYGVALWSFATFLSPWAAARSLWLFISTRILLGVAEGVALPCMNNMVLRWFPRTERSSAVGIAMAGFQLGNTIGLLLSPIIMSRTGTFGPFVIFGLFGFLWVLVWISAITGTPGEHPQISAYELEYITKGQKLVKPQVQGEKLKKIPPFRNLLSKWPTWALISANAMHSWGYFVILSWMPVYFKTIFHVNLREAAWFSAIPWVMMAVLGYVAGVVSDTLIRNGTSITLTRKIMQTIGFVGPGIALIGLNAAKSPAIASAWLTIAVGLKSFGHSGFLVNFQEIAPQYAGVLHGMANTSGTFAAILGTIGAGFFVDRMGSFRGFLTLTSLLYFSSALFWDIFATGERVDFDGTS, from the exons ATGGCCCCTCCCGGTCCCGGCCAACTGCTCCCCTTGACCCGCTCGCTCCTGCCTCCCTCCGCTCCCCCCTTCCTCTCCGGCCGCCGTCGCCTGCCTCCTCCCGCCCGCGCTCAAACCTCGCGTCCGCCTCCATGGCAGCCCCACAGCCTCCTGTGTCCCGCTCCCCTCCAGCCGCTCCGCCCTCTCGCCAGGAACAGGACCCGCCCCGTTGCTGCGCCTCCTGGGGCCTCcgccgccggcggaggcgaggcgCAGGCCCTGGCGGCGGAGTTCATGACGTCTGAGAGGGTGAAGGTGGCGGCGATGCTGGGGCTGGCCCTCGCGCTCTGCAACGCCGACCGCGTCGTCATGTCCGTGGCCATCGTCCCGCTCTCCCAGGCGTACGGGTGGACCCCTTCCTTCGCCGGCGTCGTGCAG TCATCCTTCCTTTGGGGGTATCTGATATCACCTATAATCGGTGGAGCGCTTGTTGACTACTATGGCGGGAAGCGAGTCATGGCATATGGTGTGGCTTTATGGTCCTTCGCTACATTCCTTTCCCCTTGGGCAGCTGCACGCTCACTGTGGTTGTTCATCTCAACGAGAATTCTGCTCGGTGTTGCAGAAGGAGTGGCATTGCCATGTATGAACAATATGGTGCTGAG GTGGTTTCCTCGTACTGAACGATCTAGTGCTGTGGGGATCGCTATGGCTGGCTTTCAGCTTGGAAATACCATCGGCTTACTTCTTTCCCCTATTATCATGTCACGAACTGGAACATTTGGACCCTTTGTGATTTTTGGTTTGTTTGGATTTCTGTGGGTGCTGGTGTGGATATCTGCTATAACGGGAACTCCTGGTGAACATCCTCAAATATCAGCATATGAACTAGAGTATATAACAAAGGGTCAGAAATTGGTGAAACCTCAAGTTCAAGGTGAAAAACTAAAAAAGATCCCTCCGTTTAGAAACCTACTTTCTAAATGGCCGACCTGGGCTTTAATTTCTGCAAATGCTATGCATAGCTGG GGCTATTTCGTCATCCTTTCATGGATGCCAGTGTATTTCAAAACC ATATTTCATGTCAATCTGAGAGAAGCTGCATGGTTTAGTGCAATTCCCTGGGTCATGATGGCAGTTTTAGGTTATGTGGCTGGTGTTGTATCAGACACACTTATCCGAAATGGCACAAGCATTACTTTAACTCGGAAGATAATGCAG ACAATTGGCTTTGTGGGTCCTGGTATTGCTCTTATTGGTTTAAATGCAGCAAAGAGTCCAGCCATTGCTTCAGCTTGGCTAACTATTGCTGTTGGTTTGAAGTCCTTTGGTCACTCAGGATTCCTTGTAAATTTTCAG GAGATCGCCCCACAATATGCTGGAGTGCTACATG GAATGGCAAATACGTCCGGAACATTTGCTGCCATTTTAGGAACTATTGGAGCAGGATTCTTTGTTGATCGGATGGGTTCTTTCCGTGGATTTTTAACATTAACATCACTTCTATATTTCAGCAGTGCCCTGTTCTGGGATATCTTTGCTACTGGAGAgcgtgttgattttgatggcactagCTAG
- the LOC119269610 gene encoding calmodulin-binding receptor-like cytoplasmic kinase 2 isoform X2, with product MRAARHRALGTGHGGDLSASNHEFQKDPVFSRASTYTVRSGVAEKKARSRGSFWEEAATMIARACTSCFAPRESKIREGPVKTPEDAHDVSTSSISRISSVSSTSTSQNKSWPDQFSFQEVCLATSNFSEQNKIGKGNFGTVYKAKLRDGSIIAVKRAKKNMFDRHLSAEFRSEIQILSKVEHLNLVKFLGHLEHQDERLILVEYISNGTLREHLDGSRGQPLELSQRLNIAIDIAHAVAYLHGYTDNPIIHRDIKPSNILLTDQLRAKVSDFGFARLSPYDTEATHISTMVKGTVGYVDPEYLNTNHLTERSDVYSFGVLLVELITGRRPVERNRGRQQRLSTEWALRKCREGDVVVAMDPRMRRTSAAVAAVERVMALAAECAAMERAARPAMRRCAEVLWSVRRDFQHEQQRAAGAGAGAGTRRRDGPTATYGSSCMEQ from the exons ATGCGGGCAGCACGCCATCGAGCACTCGGCACGGGCCATGGAGGAGACCTCTCTGCCTCCAACCATGAGTTTCAGAAAGATCCTGTCTTCTCCAGGGCATCCACGTATACAGTTCGTTCCGGGGTGGCCGAGAAGAAGGCCAGGAGCAGAGGATCATTCTGGGAAGAAGCTGCTACGATGATTGCCCGAGCTTGCACAAGCTGCTTCGCTCCTCGCGAATCTAAAATTAGGGAGGGCCCTGTCAAAACCCCCGAAGATGCTCATGATGTGTCCACTAGTTCCA TCTCAAGAATTTCATCAGTAAGCAGCACAAGCACTAGTCAAAACAAGTCATGGCCAGACCAGTTCTCATTTCAGGAAGTTTGCCTGGCTACTTCAAACTTCAGTGAACAAAACAAAATTGGGAAAGGAAATTTTGGCACTGTGTATAAGGCGAAGCTCAGGGATGGATCCATCATAGCCGTAAAGCGAGCTAAGAAG AATATGTTTGACAGGCACCTATCTGCAGAGTTCAGGAGTGAAATCCAGATATTATCGAAGGTCGAACATTTAAACTTGGTGAAGTTTCTCGGGCACCTGGAGCATCAGGATGAGCGCTTGATTCTGGTTGAGTATATCAGCAACGGAACACTACGTGAACACTTGGATG GATCAAGAGGGCAACCATTGGAACTTTCACAGCGTCTCAACATTGCCATCGACATAGCTCATGCAGTTGCCTACTTACATGGATACACAG ACAACCCAATCATCCACCGTGATATCAAGCCGTCCAACATTCTCCTAACAGATCAGCTGAGAGCAAAGGTGTCCGATTTCGGCTTTGCGCGCCTATCCCCGTACGACACCGAAGCAACCCACATCTCAACAATGGTGAAGGGCACGGTAGGGTACGTCGACCCCGAGTACCTGAACACGAACCACCTCACTGAACGCAGCGACGTCTACTCCTTCGGCGTCCTCCTCGTCGAGCTCATCACCGGCCGGCGACCCGTAGAGCGCAACCGCGGCCGCCAGCAACGCCTCAGCACCGAATGG GCGCTGCGGAAGTGCAGGGAGGGCGATGTGGTGGTGGCGATGGACCCCCGGATGCGCAGGACCAGCGCGGCGGTCGCGGCCGTGGAGAGGGTGATGGCGCTGGCGGCCGAGTGCGCGGCCATGGAGCGCGCGGCGCGGCCGGCCATGCGGCGGTGCGCCGAGGTGCTCTGGTCTGTCAGGCGCGACTTCCAGCACGAGCAGCAGCGCGCCGCGGGCGCAGGCGCGGGAGCGGGAACGAGGCGGCGAGATGGGCCCACCGCCACGTACGGGTCGTCGTGTATGGAACAGTAG
- the LOC119269610 gene encoding calmodulin-binding receptor-like cytoplasmic kinase 2 isoform X1, with amino-acid sequence MRAARHRALGTGHGGDLSASNHEFQKDPVFSRASTYTVRSGVAEKKARSRGSFWEEAATMIARACTSCFAPRESKIREGPVKTPEDAHDVSTSSTVSRISSVSSTSTSQNKSWPDQFSFQEVCLATSNFSEQNKIGKGNFGTVYKAKLRDGSIIAVKRAKKNMFDRHLSAEFRSEIQILSKVEHLNLVKFLGHLEHQDERLILVEYISNGTLREHLDGSRGQPLELSQRLNIAIDIAHAVAYLHGYTDNPIIHRDIKPSNILLTDQLRAKVSDFGFARLSPYDTEATHISTMVKGTVGYVDPEYLNTNHLTERSDVYSFGVLLVELITGRRPVERNRGRQQRLSTEWALRKCREGDVVVAMDPRMRRTSAAVAAVERVMALAAECAAMERAARPAMRRCAEVLWSVRRDFQHEQQRAAGAGAGAGTRRRDGPTATYGSSCMEQ; translated from the exons ATGCGGGCAGCACGCCATCGAGCACTCGGCACGGGCCATGGAGGAGACCTCTCTGCCTCCAACCATGAGTTTCAGAAAGATCCTGTCTTCTCCAGGGCATCCACGTATACAGTTCGTTCCGGGGTGGCCGAGAAGAAGGCCAGGAGCAGAGGATCATTCTGGGAAGAAGCTGCTACGATGATTGCCCGAGCTTGCACAAGCTGCTTCGCTCCTCGCGAATCTAAAATTAGGGAGGGCCCTGTCAAAACCCCCGAAGATGCTCATGATGTGTCCACTAGTTCCA CAGTCTCAAGAATTTCATCAGTAAGCAGCACAAGCACTAGTCAAAACAAGTCATGGCCAGACCAGTTCTCATTTCAGGAAGTTTGCCTGGCTACTTCAAACTTCAGTGAACAAAACAAAATTGGGAAAGGAAATTTTGGCACTGTGTATAAGGCGAAGCTCAGGGATGGATCCATCATAGCCGTAAAGCGAGCTAAGAAG AATATGTTTGACAGGCACCTATCTGCAGAGTTCAGGAGTGAAATCCAGATATTATCGAAGGTCGAACATTTAAACTTGGTGAAGTTTCTCGGGCACCTGGAGCATCAGGATGAGCGCTTGATTCTGGTTGAGTATATCAGCAACGGAACACTACGTGAACACTTGGATG GATCAAGAGGGCAACCATTGGAACTTTCACAGCGTCTCAACATTGCCATCGACATAGCTCATGCAGTTGCCTACTTACATGGATACACAG ACAACCCAATCATCCACCGTGATATCAAGCCGTCCAACATTCTCCTAACAGATCAGCTGAGAGCAAAGGTGTCCGATTTCGGCTTTGCGCGCCTATCCCCGTACGACACCGAAGCAACCCACATCTCAACAATGGTGAAGGGCACGGTAGGGTACGTCGACCCCGAGTACCTGAACACGAACCACCTCACTGAACGCAGCGACGTCTACTCCTTCGGCGTCCTCCTCGTCGAGCTCATCACCGGCCGGCGACCCGTAGAGCGCAACCGCGGCCGCCAGCAACGCCTCAGCACCGAATGG GCGCTGCGGAAGTGCAGGGAGGGCGATGTGGTGGTGGCGATGGACCCCCGGATGCGCAGGACCAGCGCGGCGGTCGCGGCCGTGGAGAGGGTGATGGCGCTGGCGGCCGAGTGCGCGGCCATGGAGCGCGCGGCGCGGCCGGCCATGCGGCGGTGCGCCGAGGTGCTCTGGTCTGTCAGGCGCGACTTCCAGCACGAGCAGCAGCGCGCCGCGGGCGCAGGCGCGGGAGCGGGAACGAGGCGGCGAGATGGGCCCACCGCCACGTACGGGTCGTCGTGTATGGAACAGTAG